CCGCGTCCCGGGCGCTGACGCAGCTGGCGCATGCCGACGGGCATTGGTGCTTCGAGCTCGAGGCGGACGCCACCATCCCGTCCGAGTACATCCTCTACCACCACTTCCGTGCGTCGATCCCGCCGCGGGAGCTGGAGGAGAAGATCGCCGTCTACCTGCGCCGGACGCAGAGCCCGCTGCATCACGGCTGGGCCCTGGTCCACGAGGGGGCGTTCGACATGAGCGCGTCCGTCAAGGCGTATTTCGCCCTGAAGATGATCGGTGACCCGATCGACGCGCCGCACATGCGCCGGGCCCGCGAGGCGATCCTCCAGCGCGGCGGCGCGGCGCATGCCAACGTCTTCACCCGCACCCTCCTCGCCCTCTACGGCCAGGTGCCGTGGAGCGCCGTGCCGGTCATGCCGGTCGAGGTGATGCTGCTGCCGCGGTGGTTCCCGTTCCACCTCGACAAGGTGTCGTACTGGGCCCGTACCGTGATGGTGCCGCTCTTCGTGCTCCAGGTGAAGAAGCCCCGGGCCAAGAACCCGCGCGGGATCGGCGTGCGCGAGCTGTTCACCCAGGATCCGGAGCGGATCCGGCGCTGGCCCTCCGGCGCCCAGGAATCCTCGCCGTGGCGTCCGGTCTTCGCGGTCATCGACGACATCCTGCGGGTGGTCGAGCCGTTCTTCCCGAAGAAGCCCCGGGCCCGCGCCCTCGACAAGGCGGTGGCCTTCGTCAGCGAGCGGCTGAACGGCGAGGATGGGCTCGGCGCCATCTACCCCGCCATCGCCAATTCGGTGCTGATGTACGAGGCACTCGGCTACCCGGAGGACCACCCGCTGGTCGTCACCGCGCGCTCGGCGGTGGAGAAGCTCGTCACCGTCAAGGAGCACGAGGCCTACGTCCAGCCCTGCCTGTCGCCGGTCTGGGACACGGCGCTCGCCGCCCACGCGCTGATGGAGGCTGGCGGGCCGGAGAACGAGCGCCAGGCCCGCGCCGCCCTCGAATGGCTCAAGCCCCTCCAGGTGCTCGACATCAAGGGCGACTGGGCCGCCCGCAAGCCGGACGTGCGCCCGGGCGGCTGGGCGTTCCAGTACAACAATGCCCATTACCCCGACCTCGACGACACCGCCGTGGTGGCGATGGCGATGGACCGGGCGCAGACCCGCCTCGGTCCCGGCGAGGGCGGCTCGGACTACACCCAGTCAATCGCACGCGCCCGCGAGTGGATCGAGGGCCTGCAGAGCCGCGACGGCGGCTTTGCCGCCTTCGATGCCGACAACACCTATCACTACCTCAACTACATCCCGTTCTCCGACCACGGCGCGCTGCTCGACCCGCCGACCGCCGACGTCACTGCCCGCTGCATCTCGATGCTGGCGCAGCTCGGCGAGACCAAGGAGACGAGCCCCGCCCTCGCCCGCGCCGTCGACTACCTGCTGGCCGACCAGGAGGAGGACGGCAGCTGGTACGGCCGCTGGGGCATGAACTACATCTACGGCACCTGGTCGGCGCTCTGCGCGCTGAACGCCGCCGGACACGACCCGGCCTCCGCGCCGGTCCGCAAGGCGGTGGAGTGGCTGGTCGCGATCCAGAACCCGGATGGCGGCTGGGGCGAGGACGCGGCGAGCTACAAGCTCGAATATCGCGGCTACGAGCGGGCCGGCAGCACCGCCTCGCAGACCGCCTGGGCGCTGATCGCCCTGATGGCGGCGGGCGAGGCCGATCACCCGGCGGTGGCCCGCGGCGTCAAT
This sequence is a window from Methylobacterium sp. SyP6R. Protein-coding genes within it:
- the shc gene encoding squalene--hopene cyclase: MGGGAEPPSPEEGRDTVGKVETLQRKSTQDITLDEVERRVSAASRALTQLAHADGHWCFELEADATIPSEYILYHHFRASIPPRELEEKIAVYLRRTQSPLHHGWALVHEGAFDMSASVKAYFALKMIGDPIDAPHMRRAREAILQRGGAAHANVFTRTLLALYGQVPWSAVPVMPVEVMLLPRWFPFHLDKVSYWARTVMVPLFVLQVKKPRAKNPRGIGVRELFTQDPERIRRWPSGAQESSPWRPVFAVIDDILRVVEPFFPKKPRARALDKAVAFVSERLNGEDGLGAIYPAIANSVLMYEALGYPEDHPLVVTARSAVEKLVTVKEHEAYVQPCLSPVWDTALAAHALMEAGGPENERQARAALEWLKPLQVLDIKGDWAARKPDVRPGGWAFQYNNAHYPDLDDTAVVAMAMDRAQTRLGPGEGGSDYTQSIARAREWIEGLQSRDGGFAAFDADNTYHYLNYIPFSDHGALLDPPTADVTARCISMLAQLGETKETSPALARAVDYLLADQEEDGSWYGRWGMNYIYGTWSALCALNAAGHDPASAPVRKAVEWLVAIQNPDGGWGEDAASYKLEYRGYERAGSTASQTAWALIALMAAGEADHPAVARGVNYLARTQGADGLWGEEFYTGTGFPRVFYLRYHGYAKFFPLWALARYRNLQRGNSRKVAVGM